DNA sequence from the Bradyrhizobium diazoefficiens genome:
ACCAGCAACCAGCCGCCATAGGCGATGTAGTAGCAGGCGATGGTGGTGATCAGCTTGTTCGACCAGGCCAGGAATTGCTGGTCGGTCATGGCTTCAAGGATGCGTCGCGCCAGCGTGGTGCCGAGCATCGAGACTGCGATTGCGACGCCCGCGAGCACAGGATCGAGGCTCGCGGCCTGGTCGATGACGCCGCCGAAATAGATCAGCTTGGTGAAGTGGCTGACGAGCTGGCACATCGCTTTCGTCGCCACCTTCTCGCGCCGGCCGAAATCGCCGCCAAGGAAGAAGGTGTCGAGCAGCGGACCGGAGACGCCGGTCATCAGCATCAAGCCCATGCAGATCGTGCCATAGACGGTGCCCTGCCAGAGGCTATCAGGGTCGGGCTTGATATTGGCCGGCAGCAGCCGCGCCATGAACGGCGTGGCACCCAGCAGCAGCAGCGCCATCGGCTTGTCCGGCACGTAGCGGGTGAGCGACCATGCGCCGAGCGCGATCGCAGCGCCGACCATATAGTTCGCGACCGGCCGCCAACGGATATGCGCGCGCCACAAAAAAGCGCGCCAACCGTTCGAGGCCATCTGCGTGATCGCATGCAGCACCATCGCTGCCGGCAGCGGCATCAACGCCAGCAGCACGCCGATCAGGATCAGCCCGCCCGCCATGCCGAACAGTCCCGACAGAAACGCGGTGCCGACCATCAGCAATCCGAGGGCAGCGATCATGATGGGCGTCACGTGGGGTTCTCCTGTGGGGCTCAGCGAAAGTCTGCTTCACTCCCTCACCCCGTTTTTGCGGGGAGAGGTGGGGTGAGGGACTGTCTCGGCAATCACGGTGAGAGTTGGACTCGCGGAGGCTCCCCCTCACCCGGAATTTGCTTCCGCAAATTCCGGCCTCTCCCCGCACGCGGGGAGAGGCGAAGGGGAACGTGCCTTGCTTGCCCCTTTCACGCAAACTGAGTTATCTTGCCCTGGCATCAGCTTTCCTGAGGGTACACGCATTTGCGGCGGCTGCTCTTTCTCAACGGCATCAAGGCATTCGAGGCGGCGGCGCGAACCGGCAGCTTTGCTGCGGCCGGGCTCGAGCTGAGCGTGTCGGCCGCGGCCGTCAGCCGCATGGTGCACATCCTGGAAGAGCGGCTCGGCGTCACGCTGTTCGAGCGCAAGGCCAACCGGCTGGTGCTGACGCAGGCAGGCCGGGCCTATCAGAGCGGGCTGACGCCGATCTTCGACGCGCTGGCGAGCCTCACCGCGCAGGTGACGGCCCCCTCCGGCGTCCGCGTGCTCACGATCGGCGTCGGACATACCTTTGCGATGCGCTGGCTGATCCCGCGGCTGTCGGAGTTTCGCAGCGAGGAGCCCGACATCGAGGTGCGCTTCACTACCGGCGGCGCGGCGGTGCCGTTCGGCGAGGACTGGAGCTGCGGTATCAAGCTCGGCACCGGCGACTGGCCGGGGCTCGTCGCCGAGCCCTTGTTTGCCGGCGACCTGACGCCGGTCTGCGTACCGCGCCTCGCCACTTCATTGAAGCGTCCAGCGGATCTGAAAGGTCCGAGCCTGATCCGCGTCGAACATTCGCCGGAAGACTGGCCGATCTGGCTGAGGGCCGCGAGCCTTCCCCGCATCAATCCGCGCGGGCCGGAGTTTCAATTTTACGGCCAGGCGCTGCAGGCTGCCGCCGACGGGCTCGGCATCGCAATGGGCATCCGGCCCTATATCGACGACGACCTCGCCGCCGGACGGCTGGTTGCGCCGTTCGATCTTTCGGTGCCCAAGGGCATGCGCTGGTACCTGCTCTATCGCAACTTCCAGACTGAGCAGCGCGACTTCGCCGCGTTCCGCCGCTGGATCATGCGGGCCGCGGCGGAACCCGCGACCCGTCCGCGGCGGCTGGGACGCGCCGGACGGAACTGACGCATCACCCCGATCGGGTGAAAAAGCCGCCCGCTTGTGAACGGCTTCACATTCCGAAGTCCGCAAACGTGGTCCTCTAACCCTCCGAGAAGAGAGCATTTGGGGACGACAATGACGACCCTTTACGACGGCTTTGACATCGAATCCTTCGAAGCTGGCAAGGGACTGTGGCATGCCCGGATCCGGCGCGCCGATTTCAGCCCGGTTGCCATCGACGGCGTGCTGTTTCCGGCCATGGAAGTCGGCTTCGCCTGGCCCGATCCCGACGCCGCGATCGCCGATGCCAAGCATCACATCGACCGCTTCCGCCGGCGCGCCGACGACAGCGACGACGAATAGACCCACGCAACCCGCAACAGGACGTGGCGTATCAGGGGGACACCGGTTCATGTCAATCATCGAATGCGACGACGCTGCGCGGCCGCGAATTTATTCGCGCGAGGTATTGTCGATATGCCCGGAATGCGACGGCGATCTCGCGGTGCTCCGCGTGATCGGCGGCCGCGCCGGCTGCGAATACTGGACCATGCGCTGCACCGATTGCGGCGCTCTCCATCTCGACATCCTCGAGCCGCATCTGGCGGCCGAGGACGGTCAGGGGCCGTCGCCGGCGGCGTGATCTCCGTTTTTGGCTGCCGGCGTCCTCCGCTGCACCATGCGACCAACAAATCCATCTTGCGAAGCGTAGAACGCGGCGCGACTTCTTAGGGTTGTAATATTTGGCACGTACTCTCGCAAATCTGCCAGCTGGGAGACATTGCCATGGCAAGAGCCGCTAAATCCCATCTTCCTGATCCAGTGTTTCATGAACCCGTGTTCGGCGAAGTCGACAATCTGCCGGATCCCAACGGGTTTTCCACCGCGCACCCGAGTGACTCCGAGCTGTACAAGCAGATCGGGGATCTCCTAAAGAAAGACGTGGTCGCCATTCCGCAGTCGCGCATTGCGGCCGACGCGGTATTCCCGCTGGCTGTGGCCTATGGGAGCCACGGCCCGCAAGTCAACAAGCTGATCGAGGACGCCGGGAAGATCATCTTCCATGCGCTTGGCGATTCCGGAGCATCGAACATCCGGAAATACGCCGATGAACTCCACGTCTCCGACCAGGTGACGCTCGATGCAGCTTCGTCATCTGGCGGCAACCGGCCCGCGTTCCTGTTCCATCTCGGCGATGTCGTCTACAATTTCGGCGAGGCGCAGTACTACTACGATCAGTTCTACGATCCCTTCCGCAACTATCCGGCTCCGATCTTCGCGATTCCCGGTAACCACGATTCCTTCGTCGTTCCGGACACCCCGGAGGGGCGGACTCCGCTAGAGACGTTCCAGCGGAATTTCTGCGCGACCGAGCGCACCATCACCCGGGAAGCGGGATCCTTGCACCGGACCGCGATGATCCAGCCCTCGGTCTATTTCACGCTGGACGCCCCGTTCGTCAGGATCATCGGCCTGTTCAGCAACGCGCTGGAAGATCCGGGCGTGATCTCGAATCTCGACTATAACTGGCCGACGGTTTCCAACGTACAGATCGATTTCCTGCACGCCCAACTCAAGAGGATCAAGGACGAGAACTACCAGGGCGCCGTACTGCTCGCCACGCATCACCCGCCTTTCAGCTACGCGCCGCAAAGTGCCGGCGGCGGAGCGGGCGGCAATCACGGATGCAGCACGGTCATGCTCGAGCAGATCGACAAGGTCTGTCACGATGAAGGTGTCTATCCGCACGCGTTCCTGTCGGCACATGCCCATAACTACCAGC
Encoded proteins:
- a CDS encoding sulfite exporter TauE/SafE family protein, whose product is MTPIMIAALGLLMVGTAFLSGLFGMAGGLILIGVLLALMPLPAAMVLHAITQMASNGWRAFLWRAHIRWRPVANYMVGAAIALGAWSLTRYVPDKPMALLLLGATPFMARLLPANIKPDPDSLWQGTVYGTICMGLMLMTGVSGPLLDTFFLGGDFGRREKVATKAMCQLVSHFTKLIYFGGVIDQAASLDPVLAGVAIAVSMLGTTLARRILEAMTDQQFLAWSNKLITTIACYYIAYGGWLLVRVPVLAAFAKGGLQ
- a CDS encoding LysR substrate-binding domain-containing protein → MRRLLFLNGIKAFEAAARTGSFAAAGLELSVSAAAVSRMVHILEERLGVTLFERKANRLVLTQAGRAYQSGLTPIFDALASLTAQVTAPSGVRVLTIGVGHTFAMRWLIPRLSEFRSEEPDIEVRFTTGGAAVPFGEDWSCGIKLGTGDWPGLVAEPLFAGDLTPVCVPRLATSLKRPADLKGPSLIRVEHSPEDWPIWLRAASLPRINPRGPEFQFYGQALQAAADGLGIAMGIRPYIDDDLAAGRLVAPFDLSVPKGMRWYLLYRNFQTEQRDFAAFRRWIMRAAAEPATRPRRLGRAGRN
- a CDS encoding metallophosphoesterase gives rise to the protein MARAAKSHLPDPVFHEPVFGEVDNLPDPNGFSTAHPSDSELYKQIGDLLKKDVVAIPQSRIAADAVFPLAVAYGSHGPQVNKLIEDAGKIIFHALGDSGASNIRKYADELHVSDQVTLDAASSSGGNRPAFLFHLGDVVYNFGEAQYYYDQFYDPFRNYPAPIFAIPGNHDSFVVPDTPEGRTPLETFQRNFCATERTITREAGSLHRTAMIQPSVYFTLDAPFVRIIGLFSNALEDPGVISNLDYNWPTVSNVQIDFLHAQLKRIKDENYQGAVLLATHHPPFSYAPQSAGGGAGGNHGCSTVMLEQIDKVCHDEGVYPHAFLSAHAHNYQRYSRIIEFGGKEIDVPFIVCGDGGHNVNPLVRAARGHSAQEPNAGSDVRYLEGKHPPAWVKQLLLEKYDDHNYGYLRVHVDKDELKIGFHQVGVRTLAQSRFDMVTVNLADHTMVAN